From the genome of Amyelois transitella isolate CPQ chromosome 14, ilAmyTran1.1, whole genome shotgun sequence:
ATTTCCTACCTTCCAGTACAGAGTTGAGACGCTGGAGTCAGATAATCTGTTCCAGATGCAATCCTGATGCTAACCACGATCCTCAGACCTGAGGAAACGACTAGAGAGAGCGAGGTAAATTTATCTGTAGATGATCTTTTCgatttttgccgtgtggttcccggcaccaatacaaaaaagaataggaccactccatctctttcccatgcatgtcgtaaaaggcgactaagggataggcttacaaacttgggatttttttttaggcgatgggctagcaacctgtcactatttgaatttcaattctatcattaagtcaaatagctgaacgtggccattcagtcttttaaagacttggctctgcctactccgcaagggatatagacgtgaccatatgtatgtgtgtatcttTTCGATGAGTTTTATAGAAATCTCTAAATgaaaaaaggttaaaaaataatgcaaaaatTCATTGAGAACATTTTGCTATGATTGAATTTCTCGGCTAGATAAACTATCTTGAAATTTTTGGCCATtagaattttgaattcaaatcGTCACCAATTTCTTACTAACACcatattatactcgtatagcttaaaaacatttaagaaGCTTGTTTCACGGACTGATTCACTTTAAAATggtataaaagaaataaagaaaaatctgtTATGAATCACTTTGCTCGATGGCAGAATTTGTGCAATTGTGGCATTTTAGCGTCACAAAAAAGCGTCACGTAAGAGAAATGACACACTTCGATCAACTATAAACAACGAGATAAACAGTTctgagcaaaataaaacaaaatatcgtcCTCACCTCAatacgtaattattattacgcaTATTACTTCGACTATTTGACAAAGTCCTATGTCCAAAAACAAGTGTATTGAAAATtgaaccttaaaaattttataataaggcaCGCAATCCTTAAAAAACGTAGTTTGGTGTGACATGGTattaactcaatgtttcatttAGAACAAAGAGGCTAGTGGAGAggctttgttattttaaaaattttaccttcACACACTAACATTTTGATACGAAATGcgttgcaataaaaattgtctATTGGATATTAGAAGGAGTTTGTTTTGGTGTATGAGTGTTTGAATGTCTGTGATTATGTGTCGATTTGGatgtaagtagtttattttttactttaaaggtagttcttttgttttttgtcgACTTCTGTGGCCTAATAATCATCTTGCCTGACTGCCAAGTCGGAcgtctcgggttcgatccccggtTTGGTCAATCtggaaaatgtattttttagatgtttgtttgtaagtatgtgaggatgtttgttattcaatcacgcaaattgtACTGAACAGATTTCGATGTGATTTGGTTTACAGGATAATTACTACCCTGTCTGTCGTATGGATGTCTGATGGAAGAAATTGTTCAGAACATACGACGGCTCCTTTTTGTGGCTTAAAAAACTCTTCACCTCGGTCTCTCGCTATAATAGAAATCCATTCATTCCTTATTATGGCGTTCTGCGGAAAACTGAAATACACGTAAATTGTATGTTATTCTGTAAGGTTTTACTTGCGACTTCGTTGGCgtgtaattttgaatttactaGATAGTCGTGTAATTGATGTAGTATTTTTAACCTTACCAAATTTTACTAAATCGTTTTAACAGGTACCATTTTCAGATAACATTACATATTTCCATTCAcctcattaaataattaatcaaccgaactagtatcaaaataaaaaatcacaaacataaaaaataaaacaaagcgaCTCCACAACTTTATGTTCTTCAAAGTTCAAGTGCTAAATGCCGAGTACccttaagttttaaaaatttaataaaatgatttgataGAAAACCAACAGCTAACTTATACTATTAAGTGCGATTACTTTAAAACTGAATTGTACTTAAATGAAACAGGAAACGCCATCCTTTTTGAGCACAATTCTTGGAcaatttttacactttttaacAGAGCACTTCGTCATTGTGCGACGTTGTCACTCGTGGACGGACGAAACGAGACTAGCCGTAGCCGAGAACTTCACTCACTTGAGCGTTGAGTAGAGTTTTGCCGTGGACACTTTTTTAGCGGGAACGTAAATTAACGacatttttcgttttacgcgaGTGAATCAGCGGATGTACtagaagtcttgaaaagactagagATTCAGTGTCCAGCGCgcataaaagaaaatagaatCATGCACTCCCTTATTTTCTCCTGGATGACGTAATAGACG
Proteins encoded in this window:
- the LOC132902489 gene encoding uncharacterized protein LOC132902489, with translation MTKCSVKKCKNCPRIVLKKDGVSFYVYFSFPQNAIIRNEWISIIARDRGEEFFKPQKGAVVCSEQFLPSDIHTTDRVVIIL